A region from the Rosa rugosa chromosome 6, drRosRugo1.1, whole genome shotgun sequence genome encodes:
- the LOC133713934 gene encoding rust resistance kinase Lr10-like, whose amino-acid sequence MQQLILISSFCILISMAFLKVCHNACTESMCGDHDDHRLAIHVPVKRLSPCHRLQHLGCGQQSDKTVSEQKQMLVKLFVKHIDYKHQKIQVHVPDDCFLLMQLEYQNVKPISPFTVSDFGKGNHEEFENVSLFNCPTPSTDIYPPRQVPCINSLGYKYIYAVSSSFQPLQRCTKMYDLLVPYGTLFPDYYIWSTPNCTECEAKGRKCHLKINGTKSEIECVHLSKPSATRKLVATCAALTTIVLLISVAVIYSVYSSDKKEKENQLKIEKFLEDYKALKPSRYSYADIKRITNQFEDKLGEGAYGTVFKGKLSSEVFVAVKVLNNSKNEDGEEFINEVGTMGHIHHVNVVRMVGFCAEGFRRALIYEFFPNGSLQDFISSADNKNSFLGWEKLQDISLGVAKGIEYLHQGCDRRILHFDIKPHNVLLDQNFTPKVSDFGMSKLCAKDQSIVSITTARGTMGYIAPEVFSRNFGNVSYKSDVYSFGMLLLEIVGGRKNIGKTMGNAGEVYYPEWIYNLLEEGEDLRVHFGEEGLDSRIPKELAIVGLWCIQWHPMDRPSMKSVVQMLGGRENLPMPPNPFAATGATRTNAISRPAARRLNLELEAIVEE is encoded by the exons ATGCAGCAGCTAATCCTCATCTCATCTTTTTGCATATTAATTTCAATGGCTTTCTTGAAAGTGTGCCATAATGCATGCACAGAATCAATGTGTGGTGACCATGATGATCATCGCCTTGCTATCCATGTCCCGGTCAAGCGCCTTTCTCCTTGTCACAGACTTCAGCATCTTGGATGCGGTCAGCAGAGCGACAAGACGGTTAGTGAGCAGAAACAAATGCTAGTAAAATTGTTTGTGAAACACATAGATTATAAGCACCAGAAAATTCAAGTTCATGTCCCAGATGATTGCTTTCTCCTAATGCAATTAGAATACCAAAACGTGAAGCCAATCTCTCCTTTCACCGTCTCAGATTTTGGTAAGGGTAATCATGAGGAATTTGAAAATGTCAGCTTATTCAACTGTCCCACCCCAAGCACAGATATTTATCCACCAAGACAAGTTCCCTGCATCAATAGCCTGGgctacaaatatatatatgctgtTTCTTCCTCGTTCCAACCGCTACAAAGATGTACAAAGATGTATGATTTACTAGTTCCATATGGAACACTGTTTCCCGATTACTATATTTGGTCTACACCAAACTGTACAGAATGTGAAGCTAAGGGTAGGAAGTGTCATTTGAAGATCAACGGCACCAAAAGTGAAATTGAATGTGTTCATCTTAGCAAACCAA gtgcaacaagaaaattagTGGCTACAT GTGCAGCTCTGACTACAATCGTTCTATTAATATCGGTGGCTGTAATCTACAGCGTCTATAGCTCtgataaaaaggaaaaagagaatcaattgaaaattgaaaaattccTAGAGGATTACAAAGCGCTCAAGCCAAGCAGATATTCCTACGCAGATATCAAAAGAATTACAAATCAATTTGAGGATAAGTTGGGCGAAGGAGCGTATGGAACTGTTTTCAAAGGGAAGCTTTCATCTGAAGTTTTTGTTGCTGTTAAAGTCCTCAACAATTCCAAAAACGAAGATGGggaagaattcatcaatgaggtGGGAACAATGGGTCATATCCACCATGTCAACGTGGTTCGTATGGTCGGCTTCTGTGCTGAAGGATTTAGACGAGCTCTTATTTATGAGTTTTTCCCCAATGGTTCACTACAGGATTTCATTTCATCAGCAGACAATAAGAACTCTTTCCTTGGTTGGGAAAAGTTGCAAGATATTTCTCTAGGCGTTGCCAAAGGAATTGAATATCTTCACCAAGGATGCGATCGGCGAATCCTTCATTTTGATATTAAACCGCACAACGTACTGCTAGATCAAAACTTCACTCCAAAAGTTTCTGATTTTGGGATGTCCAAGTTGTGTGCCAAGGATCAAAGTATAGTGTCAATAACTACGGCTAGGGGGACTATGGGATATATTGCACCTGAAGTGTTCTCCCGGAATTTTGGAAATGTGTCATATAAGTCAGATGTATATAGTTTTGGAATGTTGTTGCTCGAGATTGTAGGAGGGAGGAAGAATATTGGTAAAACCATGGGCAACGCTGGTGAAGTGTACTACCCAGAATGGATATATAATCTTTTAGAGGAAGGGGAGGACCTTCGAGTCCATTTTGGGGAAGAAGGATTAGATTCTCGAATTCCCAAAGAACTGGCAATTGTAGGCCTTTGGTGTATCCAATGGCACCCAATGGATCGTCCATCCATGAAATCAGTGGTTCAGATGTTGGGAGGAAGAGAAAACTTACCCATGCCGCCGAATCCTTTTGCTGCTACTGGTGCTACTAGAACAAATGCAATAAGCCGCCCGGCTGCAAGACGCTTGAACCTTGAGCTAGAAGCAATTGTTGAAGAGTAA
- the LOC133713935 gene encoding rust resistance kinase Lr10-like → LWSQTFYTWNRNENEHQFKVIRFLEDYKALKPSRYSYADIKRITNEFKEKLGEGAYGTVFKGSLSSEFFVAVKVLNNSKGNGEEFFNEVGAMGHIHHVNVVRMVGFCADGYRRTLVYEYFPNGSLQDFISSADNKNGFLGWDKLKDISLGIAKGIEYLHQGCDQRILHFDIKPHNVFLDHNFTPKISDFGLAKLCSKDQSIVSMTTARGTMGYIAPEVFSRNFGNVSYKSDVYSFGMLLLEIVGGRKNIGPTINDASDIYYPEWIYNLLEGGQDLRMDIGEEGSDSTIAKELAIVGLWCIQWHPVDRPSMKVVVHMLEGRENLSMPPNPFGSTGPTRTNAILPALRRLNLELEAIAELE, encoded by the coding sequence TTATGGAGCCAGACTTTCTATACATGGAAtagaaatgaaaatgaacatCAATTCAAGGTTATAAGATTTTTAGAGGATTACAAAGCTCTCAAGCCAAGCAGATATTCTTATGCAGATATTAAGAGGATTACAAATGAATTCAAGGAAAAGCTGGGTGAAGGAGCCTATGGAACTGTTTTTAAAGGAAGTCTCTCTTCTGAATTCTTTGTTGCTGTCAAAGTCCTAAATAATTCTAAGGGAAATGGGGAAGAGTTTTTCAATGAAGTGGGAGCAATGGGTCATATCCACCATGTCAACGTGGTTCGAATGGTTGGCTTTTGTGCTGATGGATACAGAAGAACTCTTGTTTATGAGTACTTCCCCAATGGTTCATTACAAGATTTCATTTCCTCAGCAGACAATAAGAATGGTTTCCTTGGTTGGGATAAGTTGAAAGATATTTCTCTAGGAATAGCCAAAGGAATTGAATATCTCCACCAAGGATGTGATCAACGAATCCTCCATTTTGATATCAAACCTCATAATGTTTTCCTAGACCACAACTTCACtccaaaaatttctgattttggtttGGCCAAGTTATGTTCCAAGGATCAAAGTATTGTGTCAATGACTACGGCTAGGGGCACCATGGGCTACATTGCACCTGAAGTTTTCTCCAGAAATTTTGGAAATGTGTCTTACAAGTCTGATGTCTATAGCTTCGGAATGTTGTTGCTGGAGATCGTTGGAGGTAGGAAGAATATTGGTCCCACCATTAATGATGCTAGTGACATTTACTATCCAGAGTGGATCTATAATCTCCTAGAAGGAGGACAAGACTTGCGTATGGATATTGGCGAAGAAGGATCAGATTCTACAATTGCAAAAGAATTGGCGATTGTGGGACTTTGGTGCATACAATGGCACCCGGTGGATCGTCCATCCATGAAAGTAGTGGTTCATATGTtggaaggaagagaaaacttAAGTATGCCGCCTAATCCTTTTGGCTCTACAGGTCCTACTAGAACAAATGCAATTCTCCCAGCTTTACGACGCTTGAACCTTGAGTTAGAAGCAATTGCTGAATTAGAGTAA